A section of the Oryza sativa Japonica Group chromosome 1, ASM3414082v1 genome encodes:
- the LOC4324399 gene encoding uncharacterized protein, giving the protein MASSAKEEAKPKPRLIVRLGVFLASHHILFSAVCCTAGIIALLFLPSLAKNTYLSENALIPGSANTLFSTEDVQEANRFAKGIEAAIGESRGGTTEIPKFIAQQTKNLGAEVYYHEFLPDSKCFHPLKFFTSMTNNMAAKPNGTYTNFGINTVGIIRAPRGDGKEAIVLVTPYNSQKVTPNELLSLALGFSVFSLLSRAAWLSKDIVWLSADSQFGEYSAVSSWLNQYHNPMFLSHPVNLDTKIYGANQILYKPDGTAEKAELMAFKRAGTMAAALIFKVGETRKYGDRDSVTMYAEASNGQMPNLDLLNVVHYLAVHRQGFRVNVETFNSLLSSSWLRVIAEVFQNLGSLLRKINPDWKLDVTVPDYVEGTANLASSMYNQALGVPTGSHGAFRDYQVDAVSLEFAPAFHLKNENAKSSFLLRGGRLTEGVVRSVNNLLEKFHQSFFLYFLTAPSKFISVGVYMIPFALLLAPLPIVAAALAGGSKTKGKLEDECKTKGNADDLQMEGGSWKWLKSARVLLIIQFWAVLVSLLPYYISQIPGAMPIQYAVIWAVLSITILIILYAMFGSPSRAGVEWKLLKATMITSITIGMGLMSIINFATAQLGALILIPMCLFSRPLRAQLEMNFLPRTVLLASNILLTVLGFPPAAFLIMKGLSKGSWTVDIVGDFWLWMEFLWEWSSATYLYVFLVHLPCWLLCIHVLLHPCYQPESKMKQE; this is encoded by the exons ATGGCGTCGTCAGCTAAGGAGGAGGCAAAACCGAAGCCGCGCCTCATTGTCCGCCTCGGGGTATTCCTCGCGTCGCACCACATACTCTTCAG CGCTGTGTGTTGTACGGCGGGCATAATCGcgctcctcttcctcccttcgCTTGCCAAGAACACGTACCTATCAGAGAACGCTCTTATACCCG GCTCTGCGAATACATTATTTTCTACTGAGGATGTCCAGGAAGCAAACAGATTTGCGAAGGGAATTGAAGCTGCAATTGGGGAATCAAGAGGTGGAACAAC GGAGATCCCAAAATTCATAGCAcaacaaacaaaaaatctgGGAGCAGAAGTGTATTACCATGAGTTCCTCCCTGACAGCAAATGTTTTCATCCTCTGAAGTTCTTTACATCCATGACAAATAATATGGCAGCCAAACCCAATGGAACCTACACCAACTTTGGCATTAACACAGTTGGCATTATACGGGCTCCACGAGGTGATGGCAAAGAAGCAATTGTACTGGTTACTCCTTATAATTCTCAGAAAGTTACACCAAATGAATTATTATCACTTGCACTTGGATTCTCTGTCTTCTCCCTCCTAAGTCGAGCTGCATGGCTATCAAAGGATATTGTCTGGCTGTCTGCAGACTCACAATTTGGAGAGTACTCTGCGGTCTCTTCATGGTTAAATCAGTATCATAATCCTATGTTTCTGAGTCACCCAGTGAATTTGGATACCAAGATCTATGGTGcaaatcaaattttatataaaccTGATGGCACTGCAGAAAAGGCAGAACTTATGGCTTTCAAACGTGCTGGAACAATGGCTGCTGCACTCATATTTAAAGTTGGAGAAACCAGGAAATATGGTGATAGAGATAGTGTCACGATGTATGCAGAGGCATCTAATGGCCAAATGCCAAACTTGGACCTTCTGAATGTGGTGCACTATTTAGCTGTTCATAGACAAGGTTTTCGCGTGAATGTCGAGACATTTAATTCCTTGTTGAGCTCTTCATGGCTTAGGGTTATTGCTGAAGTATTTCAAAATCTTGGGAGTTTGTTGAGAAAAATAAATCCTGACTGGAAGCTTGACGTGACCGTTCCTGATTATGTGGAGGGTACTGCAAACCTTGCTAGTTCTATGTATAACCAG GCTCTTGGAGTGCCCACAGGTTCTCATGGTGCTTTCCGTGACTATCAAGTTGATGCAGTTTCTTTAGAATTTGCACCAGCATTTCATCTTAAAAACGAGAATGCTAAATCTTCATTTCTTCTCAGGGGTGGAAG GTTAACTGAAGGGGTGGTGCGCTCTGTAAATAACCTGCTCGAGAAGTTCCATCAATCGTTTTTCCTGTATTTCCTTACAGCCCCAAGCAAGTTCATTTCAGTTGGTGTATATATGATTCCGTTTGCATTACTCCTGGCACCCCTCCCAATAGTTGCTGCTGCTCTTGCTGGTGGTAGTAAAACCAAGGGGAAATTGGAGGATGAATGTAAAACAAAGGGTAATGCTGATGACCTGCAAATGGAGGGTGGATCGTGGAAATGGCTTAAATCTGCAAGAGTACTACTTATCATCCAATTTTGGGCAGTACTTGTTTCTTTACTCCCATACTACATTAGCCAAATTCCTGGTGCTATGCCAATACAGTATGCAGTGATTTGGGCCGTTCTCTCCATCACTATATTGATCATCCTGTATGCAATGTTTGGCTCTCCATCCCGTGCTGGTGTGGAATGGAAGCTTCTAAAAGCTACGATGATCACTTCCATCACCATAGGAATGGGGCTTATGTCGATCATAAATTTTGCTACTGCTCAGCTTGGGGCTCTGATATTGATCCCAATGTGCTTGTTTTCTCGACCGCTGAGGGCACAGCTCGAGATGAATTTCCTACCTCGCACAGTATTGTTGGCCTCAAACATACTTCTCACCGTCTTGGGTTTCCCTCCAGCTGCATTTCTTATCATGAAAGGTCTATCCAAGGGATCATGGACAGTAGACATTGTTGGTGATTTCTGGCTGTGGATGGAGTTCTTGTGGGAATGGAGCAGCGCGACATATCTGTATGTATTTCTTGTCCATCTTCCCTGCTGGCTCTTGTGCATCCATGTGTTGCTGCATCCATGCTACCAGCCTGAATCAAAGATGAAGCAGGAGTAG